The genomic DNA TCGAGGCGTACACTTCGAGTGACGGTTGCGCTCTACGGCGCGAGGAGACCGAGGTTTCGTTCCGCCGCCGAAATCACCCGGCCATAGGAATGCAACCGTCTCTCGGCGACGGCGGAAACGAACGGGACAGCGGGTCCGTTCCGCCCAGGAGCGGACACGAGGGTCGCCCGGCCAACGGCCGCCCAGGCCGCGAACCGCAGGACGACGCTCGGCGCGTCCCAGGCGCGAGTGTGCTTTCCGGACCCGGGAGCATCCAACACTCGGACGGAGTTCGAGGCGCGTCTGCGAGCGCAACGGCGCGGTCGCAGAACGGCACATCACCCCGCCAAGACCCTCGGCGCTCTTGGCTCCAAGGCATACGCCGAGGACACTCCGTCCACCACCCAGGTTCGCCCCGTCGGAGGCCCGGAAAGCCCTCGCCGCCCCGGCCGGCTCAGGCTCGAGACGCCCAGTCCGCGTCCAGCGCCCAGGTCGCGACTCCCGTGTTCTCCAGTTCGGTTCCGGGCAGGAGCGCACGAACGACACCCAGGTGCGTCACGACGATCAGGTCGGTGTCGGGGAACCGGGCGGCGTAGCCCGCGAACGTGGCGCGCACCCGGCGGCGAATGTCCGCCCGCGACTCGGCCCCTCCCGCCGCGACCTCGGGTTCCTCCGCCTCGAAACGCGCGAGCCGATCCGCATCGCGCGCCTCGATCTCGGATCGGGTACGGCCCGACCAGTCTCCGACGTCGAGTTCGCGGAGGCCCGGATCCAGCTCGGGAGCCAGCCGCAGGCGGCGCCCGATCGCACCCGCCGTCTCGACGGCGCGGGCCAGGTCGCTCGCCAGCAGGCGCGCGGCGGGCATGCCGGCCAGGTCCTGGGCGACGGCCTTCGCCTGGCGCCGCCCGGTCTCGGAGAGCGGAGGGTTGGCCTGCCCCTGCCAGCGTCCCAGGGCGTTCCAGGTCGATTCGGCATGGCGTACCAGGAGCAGCCGGGTCGTCACGCGGGCAGCATAGCCTTCCGACCCCACCCCGGGTGGGGTACCCTCCCCTCGCGACTCGGCCCGTTGGATCGGCCACGCCACTCGGAGGTCCCGATGAAGCCCGAGCACAAGCGCAGCGCCTCGAACCGGCTCAAGACCGTGCAGGGCCACGTCGCGGCCGTGCTCCAGATGGTCGAGGAAGAGCGCTACTGCCCCGAGATCATGAAGCAGGTCTCGGCGCTGCAGGGGTCCCTCGAGCGCCTGAACCGCGTGCTGCTCCAGAACCATCTGGAGACCTGCGTTCCCCGAGCGATCGCCGAGAAGCGCG from Myxococcota bacterium includes the following:
- a CDS encoding histidine phosphatase family protein, which translates into the protein MTTRLLLVRHAESTWNALGRWQGQANPPLSETGRRQAKAVAQDLAGMPAARLLASDLARAVETAGAIGRRLRLAPELDPGLRELDVGDWSGRTRSEIEARDADRLARFEAEEPEVAAGGAESRADIRRRVRATFAGYAARFPDTDLIVVTHLGVVRALLPGTELENTGVATWALDADWASRA
- a CDS encoding metal-sensitive transcriptional regulator, yielding MKPEHKRSASNRLKTVQGHVAAVLQMVEEERYCPEIMKQVSALQGSLERLNRVLLQNHLETCVPRAIAEKRGEQIVAELLETLRYTAAVTGPAPGSSDA